In Hydractinia symbiolongicarpus strain clone_291-10 chromosome 15, HSymV2.1, whole genome shotgun sequence, one DNA window encodes the following:
- the LOC130629189 gene encoding uncharacterized protein LOC130629189, with the protein MEIWIVFLSVTFQLTNAAMNRFTIAPEESAKFHNQKRHLYQDTPSLTGSKALGIDAAECARYMISFGLPPEINPCFAKEKKQGENIYTLLSCAYQEKPQVLFSRAIDQWYGEINQVHFDQKDWPTEVINKKELVEKAIQFLWSSTTEVGCGGAYKEVQHEGKTCRKIHFVCRYTPRAEISDEQSLKKNIHPLIETSISKKEITNMHSDAPMCFHIPIFYEGVAQWQNKACNIPVIKLQCPSLCTIANVK; encoded by the exons ATGGAAATTTGGATCGTATTTTTGAGTGTAACATTTCAGCTTACAA atgCTGCGATGAACAGATTCACGA TTGCTCCTGAAGAAAGTGCAAAATTCCATAACCAAAAACGACATCTTTATCAAGACACTCCTTCTCTGACTGGTAGTAAGGCTTTAGGTATCGATGCTGCAGAATGTGCTAGATACATGATAAGTTTCGGGCTACCTCCAGAAATAAATCCGTGTTTCGCCAAAGAGAAGAAACAAGGCGAGAATATTTACACATTACTGTCATGCGCCTATCAAGAAAAGCCacaagttttgttttcaagagcaatagaccaatg GTACGGTGAAATCAACCAAGTGCATTTCGATCAAAAAGATTGGCCCACAGAGGTGattaacaaaaaagaattagTCGAAAAAGCTATACAG TTCCTCTGGTCAAGTACCACTGAAGTGGGCTGTGGCGGCGCTTATAAGGAGGTGCAACATGAAGGGAAAACATGCAGGAAAATACACTTTGTATGTCGATATACACCACGGGCTGAAATTTCAGATGAGCAATCTTTGAAGAAAAATATTCATCCTTTAATAGAAACCAGTATTTCGAAAAAAGAGATCACCA ATATGCATTCGGATGCTCCAATGTGTTTTCATATTCCTATATTTTACGAGGGAGTAGCTCAGTGGCAGAATAAGGCATGCAACATACCTGTTATAAAGTTACAATGTCCTTCTTTATGTACAATTGCTAATGTGAAGTAG